In Nyctibius grandis isolate bNycGra1 chromosome 28, bNycGra1.pri, whole genome shotgun sequence, a single genomic region encodes these proteins:
- the SYS1 gene encoding protein SYS1 homolog, which translates to MAAQFRSYVWDPALIVAQMVLLQAGYYSSLGLWLALLGALGRTGPSLQQVFSDEILGFSTPPGRLSMMAFVLNALTCALGLLYFIRRGKQCLDFTVTVHFFHLLGCWIYNSRFPSTLTWWLVHIVCTALMAAIGEYLCMRIELREIPLNSAPKSNV; encoded by the exons atGGCGGCGCAGTTCCGCAGCTACGTGTGGGACCCGGCGCTGATCGTGGCGCAGATGGTGCTGCTGCAGGCCGGCTACTACAGCTCGCTCGGGCTCTGGCTCGCCCTCCTCGGCGCCCTGGGCAGGACCGGGCCCTCCCTCCAGCAGGTCTTCAGCGACGAG ATTTTAGGCTTCTCAACCCCACCGGGGAGGCTCTCCATGATGGCTTTCGTCCTCAATGCACTCACCTG TGCTCTGGGCTTGCTGTACTTCATCCGCCGAGGAAAGCAGTGCCTGGATTTCACAGTCACGGTCCACTTCTTCCACCTTCTGGGCTGCTGGATTTATAACTCACGCTTTCCCTCCACCCTGACGTGGTGGCTGGTACACATCGTGTGCACGGCCCTGATGGCTGCCATCGGCGAGTACCTCTGCATGAGGATAGAACTCAGAGAAATCCCCCTCAATTCTGCCCCCAAATCCAACGTATAG
- the SDC4 gene encoding syndecan-4 isoform X1 yields the protein MPLPRVPPVLRAALLLGLLLRAAAAESVRETETMDARWLDYPASGDLPDDEDIGEFRPHLTSDGLDIDEASGSGDYPDSEDAIYLTTMDTPVISDNYIPGDTERKIEGEKKNTVLDNEIIPDKAVPVEENLSNKISMASTANSSIFERTEVLTALIAGGAVGLLFAVFLILLLVYRMKKKDEGSYDLGKKPIYKKAPTNEFYA from the exons ATGCCGCTGCCCCGCGTCCCGCCGGTGCTCCGCGCCGCGCTGCTGCTCGGCCTCCTCCTgcgagccgccgccgccgagtCG GTGAGAGAAACCGAGACCATGGATGCCCGATGGCTTGACTACCCTGCCTCCGGAGACTTGCCAGACGATGAAGACATTGGGGAATTCAGGCCTCACTTAACTTCTGATGGATTAGATATAGATGAGGCATCTGGGTCTGGAG ACTACCCAGACTCTGAAGATGCCATCTATCTGACCACCATGGATACTCCTGTG ATATCTGACAACTATATCCCTGGAGATACTGAGAGGAAGATAGaaggtgagaagaaaaacacagtgcTGGACAATGAAATCATTCCAGACAAAGCTGTACCTGTCGAAGAGAACCTGTCCAACAAGATCTCCATGGCAAGCACAGCCAACAGCAGCATCTTTGAAAGAACAGAAGTCCTTACAG ctcTCATTGCAGGAGGGGCAGTGGGCCTCCTCTTTGCTGTCTTCCTGATCCTCCTCTTAGTCTATCGCATGAAGAAAAAGGACGAAGGCAGTTACGACCTTGGGAAGAAACCGATCTACAAGAAGGCCCCTACAAATGAGTTCTATGCTTAA
- the SDC4 gene encoding syndecan-4 isoform X2, with product MDARWLDYPASGDLPDDEDIGEFRPHLTSDGLDIDEASGSGDYPDSEDAIYLTTMDTPVISDNYIPGDTERKIEGEKKNTVLDNEIIPDKAVPVEENLSNKISMASTANSSIFERTEVLTALIAGGAVGLLFAVFLILLLVYRMKKKDEGSYDLGKKPIYKKAPTNEFYA from the exons ATGGATGCCCGATGGCTTGACTACCCTGCCTCCGGAGACTTGCCAGACGATGAAGACATTGGGGAATTCAGGCCTCACTTAACTTCTGATGGATTAGATATAGATGAGGCATCTGGGTCTGGAG ACTACCCAGACTCTGAAGATGCCATCTATCTGACCACCATGGATACTCCTGTG ATATCTGACAACTATATCCCTGGAGATACTGAGAGGAAGATAGaaggtgagaagaaaaacacagtgcTGGACAATGAAATCATTCCAGACAAAGCTGTACCTGTCGAAGAGAACCTGTCCAACAAGATCTCCATGGCAAGCACAGCCAACAGCAGCATCTTTGAAAGAACAGAAGTCCTTACAG ctcTCATTGCAGGAGGGGCAGTGGGCCTCCTCTTTGCTGTCTTCCTGATCCTCCTCTTAGTCTATCGCATGAAGAAAAAGGACGAAGGCAGTTACGACCTTGGGAAGAAACCGATCTACAAGAAGGCCCCTACAAATGAGTTCTATGCTTAA